In Ptiloglossa arizonensis isolate GNS036 chromosome 6, iyPtiAriz1_principal, whole genome shotgun sequence, a single window of DNA contains:
- the LOC143148438 gene encoding uncharacterized protein LOC143148438 isoform X1, with amino-acid sequence MEHSVFRDYCKAENSEDEEVNHDLQSRLYAEVYYASNSVENVDTKTDVKLETPGINNEELLNSTSTSRASDPNNKFTNNSVSKNHSKICVTNDAMDNSMLFETDNKSNVRSLCDTNEIELLDVDDKNNLNVHCMEIVHPQKNIDSSKNNKESVAYHKVESNKNNLHPHNTCDTSKDVLVKSEIKEENTEKLTSTQPLNSEKNTTTNQSSCLNSKKCNGDDNVEKIQEEHAKVNDSSDNILKRYEFSKLFINKLYLEKYDNLNRQLQQLEEREIYLREKEQKKINIENNEKNRQLDTHMSFADQKEKDTRYEILTRNEKMQTMCNYSEEITLLSSETESDSEESILEVPIPPKPQPVVIQLQDSDEGSETFSSDRDMNDECLFIMDNISNSSKNNEEVTYITEKGSDDNLVMTTPINDTEVTCVEEDIVLNCTEIQKGASSIKEIKEMNKNILNKDKDNIPEFQLPLETIDNSNVVYERDKNKSVSFADDIVVETFHKSNKSSSSRKRRYEDDNESCTNVKQKKNSDSESTYSATCSNQHKSKDNHKQESWEEYFFRPMSDNLKAFYNESRGHDIQEIQSKMSKDPRLWAILDEDLMPNLFKHKKFWNMKCNKCHCEGHQAYNCPQSLKPPRCHMCGTQGHTETRCPQKMCLTCGKKQGTFRKTCESCRTLYCNMCKAVGHKSTECPDLWRRFHQTTRNSEINVPENLSEIMKPADLLYCCNCTKRGHDSSTCYEYRWSQHFPTPAFVSNYGNRTECEDLVHVNTNEDIIPLSRKGKSGRTRYVAFSQRKDDLKGCCILYSYGAFQTKKPNGEEILKQVKNDLISKVEYFLKNSIPVPFLDQLAKVFKFEIKIFYNLQKVLMTRVRALMGIPVHIHHIFLYWLELQNDEKHLNIHVNLPRGTKKLLKLLTTKWEELKKQDSEDPKNLCSQIEQLKLSMINTQNSFTLSKMSEDLLDLRKKLMKIYHTKPLLSREAIKLQKMIKKLQKPCATSRAMKEVCIAWYFQIMTAYNKIFVPRTLVKDELECLFKKYYKDKKTAKNKGNENETTKKQNVTLNAYEQFLQSLQVYNKSKVNTQDKQTSSNINNSTKHSLNVSQKRDKQTPTVTSTTTYSTASNSIQSDNSVTNFNTEIVYTDRHNLEDNIAEHSHIYPIEVVQLPRNMKVANNKPVENTVKTFQKSSISPNLISLPLNKYMCSSTSSKNVKNDQLTSMPCTEVKSTEANIEKHVEVTQDNSEVIKISNSQQKNTVNSETNVTKKKKSKKVKKTKPNLETSSQLAENEVISVDVSIESKAKKVISDALGFNLPYMNKAVEEVEKRINDKSIKQEHIDVLQRLITLENDHREYVSSFCSYLK; translated from the exons ATGGAACACAGTGTATTTCGAG ATTATTGTAAGGCTGAAAATAGTGAAGATGAAGAAGTTAATCATGATTTACAATCTCGATTATATGCTGAAGTCTATTATGCTTCAAATAGTGTAGAAAATGTAGATACGAAAACGGATGTTAAATTAGAAACTCCTGGTATTAACAATGAAGAATTGCTTAATAGTACAAGTACTAGTAGAGCATCTGACCCcaataataaatttacaaacaatAGTGTTAGTAAAAATCATTCAAAAATATGTGTAACGAACGACGCAATGGATAACTCAATGTTATTTGAAACAGATAATAAATCCAATGTTAGATCTCTTTGTGATACAAATGAGATTGAATTGTTAGATGTAGATGACAAAAATAACTTAAATGTACATTGTATGGAAATTGTACATCCTcaaaaaaatattgattcttcaaaaaataataaagaatcaGTAGCATATCACAAAgtggaaagtaataaaaataatctacATCCACATAATACCTGTGATACAAGTAAAGATGTTCTTGTAAAGTCAGAAATAAAAGaggaaaatacagaaaaattaacATCCACACAACCGTTAAATTCtgaaaaaaatacaactacAAATCAATCTTCTTGTTTAAATTCTAAAAAGTGTAATGGTGATGATAATGTTGAAAAAATTCAGGAAGAACATGCAAAAGTAAATGACAGTTCTGACAATATTCTTAAAAGGTATGAATTCTCAAAAttgtttattaataaattatatctaGAAAAGTATGATAATTTAAACAGACAATTACAACAGTtagaagaaagagaaatatatctaagagaaaaagaacaaaagaaaataaatattgaaaataatgagaaaaatCGACAATTGGATACCCATATGAGTTTTGCAgatcaaaaagaaaaagatacaaGGTATGAGATACttacaagaaatgaaaaaatgcaAACAATGTGTAATTATTCTGAAGAGATAACATTGCTATCATCAGAAACGGAAAGTGATTCTGAAGAATCTATTTTAGAAGTACCCATTCCACCTAAACCACAACCAGTGGTTATACAATTACAAGATTCTGATGAAGGTTCAGAAACATTCAGCAGCGACAGAGATATGAATGatgaatgtttatttattatggaTAATATAAGTAATTCTTCAAAAAATAACGAGGAAGTGACTTATATAACTGAAAAAGGTTCAGATGATAATTTAGTAATGACAACTCCTATTAATGATACAGAGGTAACTTGTGTGGAAGAAGACATTGTATTAAATTGCACAGAAATTCAAAAAGGTGCTTCaagtataaaagaaataaaagaaatgaataaaaatattctgaaTAAAGATAAAGATAACATACCTGAATTTCAGTTGCCATTAGAAACTATTGACAACAGtaatgttgtatatgaaagagACAAAAACAAATCTGTTTCTTTTGCAGATGATATAGTAGTAGAAACCTTTCATAAATCAAATAAATCAAGTTCAAGTAGAAAAAGACGTTATGAAGATGACAATGAATCTTGTACTAAtgtcaaacaaaaaaaaaattcagataGTGAAAGTACATATTCTGCAACATGTTCTAATCAACATAAGAGTAAAGATAATCATAAACAAGAATCTTgggaagaatatttctttcgtcctATGTCTGATAATCTTAAAGCTTTTTATAATGAATCTCGAGGACACGATATTCAAGAAATTCAAAGTAAAATGTCAA agGATCCAAGACTTTGGGCTATTTTAGATGAAGACCTGATGCCAAATCtttttaaacataaaaaattTTGGAATATGAAGTGTAATAAGTGCCACTGTGAAGGTCATCAAGCATATAATTGTCCACAATCACTTAAGCCTCCTCGATGTCACATGTGTGGTACACAGGGACACACAGAAACCCGATGTCCTCAAAAAATGTGCCTCACG TGTGGTAAAAAACAAGGAACATTTAGGAAAACTTGCGAATCTTGTCGCACATTATATTGTAATATGTGCAAAGCTGTAGGACACAAATCAACTGAGTGTCCTGATCTTTGGAGAAGATTTCATCAAACA acacgTAATTCCGAAATAAACGTTCCAGAGAATTTATCTGAAATCATGAAACCTGCAGATCTATTATATTGTTGTAATTGCACAAAACGTGGACATGATTCTTCTACCTGTTATGAATATCGATGGTCGCAACATTTTCCAACACCAGCATTTGTATCAAATTATGGAAATAGAACAGAATGTGAAGATCTTGTACATGTAAATACTAATGAAGACATAATACCATTATCTAGAAAAGGTAAATCTGGTCGCACCAGATATGTAGCATTTTCCCAAAGGAAAGATGATCTTAAGGGTTGTTGCATTTTATATTCATATGGTGCTTTTCAAACAAAAAAACCAAATGGTGAAGAAATTTTGAAGCAAGTTAAGAATGATTTAATTTCCAAAGtagaatatttcttaaaaaattctattccagTACCTTTCTTGGATCAATTGgcaaaagtatttaaatttgaaatcaaaatattttacaatcttcAAAAGGTATTAATGACAAGAGTTCGAGCATTGATGGGGATTCCTGTACATATAcatcatatttttctttattggcTTGAACTCCAAAATGATGAGAAACATCTAAATATACATGTAAACCTCCCACGGGGCACAAAGAAACTGTTGAAATTGTTAACAACAAAGTGGGAGGAATTAAAAAAACAAGATTCAGAAGATCCTAAGAATCTTTGTAGTCAAATAGAACAGTTAAAACTGTCAATGATTAATACTCAGAATTCTTTTACATTATCGAAAATGTCAGAAGACCTATtagatttacgaaaaaaattgatgaaaatttATCATACAAAACCGTTGTTGAGTCGTGAAGCAATTAAACTACAAAAAATGATTAAGAAGTTACAAAAACCATGTGCAACATCTAGAGCAATGAAAGAAGTTTGCATCGCATGGTATTTCCAAATTATGACCGcatacaataaaatattcgtaCCTCGTACATTAGTAAAGGACGAATTAGaatgtttgtttaaaaaatattataaagatAAAAAGACAgcgaaaaataaaggaaacgaaaatgaaacaacTAAGAAGCAGAATGTAACACTTAATGCctatgaacaatttttacaaagcTTGCAAGTCTATAATAAATCGAAAGTTAATACACAGGATAAACAGACAAGTTCTAACATAAACAATAGTACTAAACATTCGCTAAATGTAAGTCAGAAACGAGATAAACAAACACCTACTGTTACATCTACTACTACATATTCTACAGCAAGTAATAGTATCCAATCTGATAATAGTGTTACAAACTTTAATACAGAAATTGTTTATACAGACAGACACAATTTGGAAGATAACATTGCTGAACATAGTCACATTTATCCTATAGAGGTTGTACAGTTACCACGTAATATGAAAGTAGCTAATAATAAACCAGTGGAAAATACTGTGAAAACCTTTCAGAAATCGAGTATTTCGCCTAATTTAATTTCTCTGCCTCTTAACAAATATATGTGTTCCAGTACATCATCAAAGAATGTTAAAAATGATCAATTAACTAGCATGCCTTGTACCGAAGTAAAATCCACTGAGGCCAACATAGAGAAACATGTTGAGGTAACACAAGATAATAGtgaagtaataaaaatatcaaattcaCAACAGAAAAATACAGTTAATTCTGAAACAAATgttacaaagaagaaaaaatccaaaaaagtaaagaaaacaaAACCAAATCTTGAAACTAGTTCACAACTTGCAGAAAATGAAGTAATAAGTGTTGATGTATCTATAGAAAGTAAAGCTAAGAAGGTTATTAGTGATGCTCTTGGATTCAATTTACCATATATGAATAAAGCTGTAGAAGAAGTTGAAAAACGAATAAATGATAAGAGCATTAAACAAGAACATATTGATGTGCTGCAACGTCTAATAACTTTAGAAAATGACCACCGGGAATATGTGAGTTCATTTTGTAGTTATTTAAAATGA
- the LOC143148438 gene encoding uncharacterized protein LOC143148438 isoform X3, whose amino-acid sequence MEHSVFRDYCKAENSEDEEVNHDLQSRLYAEVYYASNSVENVDTKTDVKLETPGINNEELLNSTSTSRASDPNNKFTNNSVSKNHSKICVTNDAMDNSMLFETDNKSNVRSLCDTNEIELLDVDDKNNLNVHCMEIVHPQKNIDSSKNNKESVAYHKVESNKNNLHPHNTCDTSKDVLVKSEIKEENTEKLTSTQPLNSEKNTTTNQSSCLNSKKCNGDDNVEKIQEEHAKVNDSSDNILKRYEFSKLFINKLYLEKYDNLNRQLQQLEEREIYLREKEQKKINIENNEKNRQLDTHMSFADQKEKDTRYEILTRNEKMQTMCNYSEEITLLSSETESDSEESILEVPIPPKPQPVVIQLQDSDEGSETFSSDRDMNDECLFIMDNISNSSKNNEEVTYITEKGSDDNLVMTTPINDTEVTCVEEDIVLNCTEIQKGASSIKEIKEMNKNILNKDKDNIPEFQLPLETIDNSNVVYERDKNKSVSFADDIVVETFHKSNKSSSSRKRRYEDDNESCTNVKQKKNSDSESTYSATCSNQHKSKDNHKQESWEEYFFRPMSDNLKAFYNESRGHDIQEIQSKMSKDPRLWAILDEDLMPNLFKHKKFWNMKCNKCHCEGHQAYNCPQSLKPPRCHMCGTQGHTETRCPQKMCLTCGKKQGTFRKTCESCRTLYCNMCKAVGHKSTECPDLWRRFHQTTRNSEINVPENLSEIMKPADLLYCCNCTKRGHDSSTCYEYRWSQHFPTPAFVSNYGNRTECEDLVHVNTNEDIIPLSRKGKSGRTRYVAFSQRKDDLKGCCILYSYGAFQTKKPNVPFLDQLAKVFKFEIKIFYNLQKVLMTRVRALMGIPVHIHHIFLYWLELQNDEKHLNIHVNLPRGTKKLLKLLTTKWEELKKQDSEDPKNLCSQIEQLKLSMINTQNSFTLSKMSEDLLDLRKKLMKIYHTKPLLSREAIKLQKMIKKLQKPCATSRAMKEVCIAWYFQIMTAYNKIFVPRTLVKDELECLFKKYYKDKKTAKNKGNENETTKKQNVTLNAYEQFLQSLQVYNKSKVNTQDKQTSSNINNSTKHSLNVSQKRDKQTPTVTSTTTYSTASNSIQSDNSVTNFNTEIVYTDRHNLEDNIAEHSHIYPIEVVQLPRNMKVANNKPVENTVKTFQKSSISPNLISLPLNKYMCSSTSSKNVKNDQLTSMPCTEVKSTEANIEKHVEVTQDNSEVIKISNSQQKNTVNSETNVTKKKKSKKVKKTKPNLETSSQLAENEVISVDVSIESKAKKVISDALGFNLPYMNKAVEEVEKRINDKSIKQEHIDVLQRLITLENDHREYVSSFCSYLK is encoded by the exons ATGGAACACAGTGTATTTCGAG ATTATTGTAAGGCTGAAAATAGTGAAGATGAAGAAGTTAATCATGATTTACAATCTCGATTATATGCTGAAGTCTATTATGCTTCAAATAGTGTAGAAAATGTAGATACGAAAACGGATGTTAAATTAGAAACTCCTGGTATTAACAATGAAGAATTGCTTAATAGTACAAGTACTAGTAGAGCATCTGACCCcaataataaatttacaaacaatAGTGTTAGTAAAAATCATTCAAAAATATGTGTAACGAACGACGCAATGGATAACTCAATGTTATTTGAAACAGATAATAAATCCAATGTTAGATCTCTTTGTGATACAAATGAGATTGAATTGTTAGATGTAGATGACAAAAATAACTTAAATGTACATTGTATGGAAATTGTACATCCTcaaaaaaatattgattcttcaaaaaataataaagaatcaGTAGCATATCACAAAgtggaaagtaataaaaataatctacATCCACATAATACCTGTGATACAAGTAAAGATGTTCTTGTAAAGTCAGAAATAAAAGaggaaaatacagaaaaattaacATCCACACAACCGTTAAATTCtgaaaaaaatacaactacAAATCAATCTTCTTGTTTAAATTCTAAAAAGTGTAATGGTGATGATAATGTTGAAAAAATTCAGGAAGAACATGCAAAAGTAAATGACAGTTCTGACAATATTCTTAAAAGGTATGAATTCTCAAAAttgtttattaataaattatatctaGAAAAGTATGATAATTTAAACAGACAATTACAACAGTtagaagaaagagaaatatatctaagagaaaaagaacaaaagaaaataaatattgaaaataatgagaaaaatCGACAATTGGATACCCATATGAGTTTTGCAgatcaaaaagaaaaagatacaaGGTATGAGATACttacaagaaatgaaaaaatgcaAACAATGTGTAATTATTCTGAAGAGATAACATTGCTATCATCAGAAACGGAAAGTGATTCTGAAGAATCTATTTTAGAAGTACCCATTCCACCTAAACCACAACCAGTGGTTATACAATTACAAGATTCTGATGAAGGTTCAGAAACATTCAGCAGCGACAGAGATATGAATGatgaatgtttatttattatggaTAATATAAGTAATTCTTCAAAAAATAACGAGGAAGTGACTTATATAACTGAAAAAGGTTCAGATGATAATTTAGTAATGACAACTCCTATTAATGATACAGAGGTAACTTGTGTGGAAGAAGACATTGTATTAAATTGCACAGAAATTCAAAAAGGTGCTTCaagtataaaagaaataaaagaaatgaataaaaatattctgaaTAAAGATAAAGATAACATACCTGAATTTCAGTTGCCATTAGAAACTATTGACAACAGtaatgttgtatatgaaagagACAAAAACAAATCTGTTTCTTTTGCAGATGATATAGTAGTAGAAACCTTTCATAAATCAAATAAATCAAGTTCAAGTAGAAAAAGACGTTATGAAGATGACAATGAATCTTGTACTAAtgtcaaacaaaaaaaaaattcagataGTGAAAGTACATATTCTGCAACATGTTCTAATCAACATAAGAGTAAAGATAATCATAAACAAGAATCTTgggaagaatatttctttcgtcctATGTCTGATAATCTTAAAGCTTTTTATAATGAATCTCGAGGACACGATATTCAAGAAATTCAAAGTAAAATGTCAA agGATCCAAGACTTTGGGCTATTTTAGATGAAGACCTGATGCCAAATCtttttaaacataaaaaattTTGGAATATGAAGTGTAATAAGTGCCACTGTGAAGGTCATCAAGCATATAATTGTCCACAATCACTTAAGCCTCCTCGATGTCACATGTGTGGTACACAGGGACACACAGAAACCCGATGTCCTCAAAAAATGTGCCTCACG TGTGGTAAAAAACAAGGAACATTTAGGAAAACTTGCGAATCTTGTCGCACATTATATTGTAATATGTGCAAAGCTGTAGGACACAAATCAACTGAGTGTCCTGATCTTTGGAGAAGATTTCATCAAACA acacgTAATTCCGAAATAAACGTTCCAGAGAATTTATCTGAAATCATGAAACCTGCAGATCTATTATATTGTTGTAATTGCACAAAACGTGGACATGATTCTTCTACCTGTTATGAATATCGATGGTCGCAACATTTTCCAACACCAGCATTTGTATCAAATTATGGAAATAGAACAGAATGTGAAGATCTTGTACATGTAAATACTAATGAAGACATAATACCATTATCTAGAAAAGGTAAATCTGGTCGCACCAGATATGTAGCATTTTCCCAAAGGAAAGATGATCTTAAGGGTTGTTGCATTTTATATTCATATGGTGCTTTTCAAACAAAAAAACCAAATG TACCTTTCTTGGATCAATTGgcaaaagtatttaaatttgaaatcaaaatattttacaatcttcAAAAGGTATTAATGACAAGAGTTCGAGCATTGATGGGGATTCCTGTACATATAcatcatatttttctttattggcTTGAACTCCAAAATGATGAGAAACATCTAAATATACATGTAAACCTCCCACGGGGCACAAAGAAACTGTTGAAATTGTTAACAACAAAGTGGGAGGAATTAAAAAAACAAGATTCAGAAGATCCTAAGAATCTTTGTAGTCAAATAGAACAGTTAAAACTGTCAATGATTAATACTCAGAATTCTTTTACATTATCGAAAATGTCAGAAGACCTATtagatttacgaaaaaaattgatgaaaatttATCATACAAAACCGTTGTTGAGTCGTGAAGCAATTAAACTACAAAAAATGATTAAGAAGTTACAAAAACCATGTGCAACATCTAGAGCAATGAAAGAAGTTTGCATCGCATGGTATTTCCAAATTATGACCGcatacaataaaatattcgtaCCTCGTACATTAGTAAAGGACGAATTAGaatgtttgtttaaaaaatattataaagatAAAAAGACAgcgaaaaataaaggaaacgaaaatgaaacaacTAAGAAGCAGAATGTAACACTTAATGCctatgaacaatttttacaaagcTTGCAAGTCTATAATAAATCGAAAGTTAATACACAGGATAAACAGACAAGTTCTAACATAAACAATAGTACTAAACATTCGCTAAATGTAAGTCAGAAACGAGATAAACAAACACCTACTGTTACATCTACTACTACATATTCTACAGCAAGTAATAGTATCCAATCTGATAATAGTGTTACAAACTTTAATACAGAAATTGTTTATACAGACAGACACAATTTGGAAGATAACATTGCTGAACATAGTCACATTTATCCTATAGAGGTTGTACAGTTACCACGTAATATGAAAGTAGCTAATAATAAACCAGTGGAAAATACTGTGAAAACCTTTCAGAAATCGAGTATTTCGCCTAATTTAATTTCTCTGCCTCTTAACAAATATATGTGTTCCAGTACATCATCAAAGAATGTTAAAAATGATCAATTAACTAGCATGCCTTGTACCGAAGTAAAATCCACTGAGGCCAACATAGAGAAACATGTTGAGGTAACACAAGATAATAGtgaagtaataaaaatatcaaattcaCAACAGAAAAATACAGTTAATTCTGAAACAAATgttacaaagaagaaaaaatccaaaaaagtaaagaaaacaaAACCAAATCTTGAAACTAGTTCACAACTTGCAGAAAATGAAGTAATAAGTGTTGATGTATCTATAGAAAGTAAAGCTAAGAAGGTTATTAGTGATGCTCTTGGATTCAATTTACCATATATGAATAAAGCTGTAGAAGAAGTTGAAAAACGAATAAATGATAAGAGCATTAAACAAGAACATATTGATGTGCTGCAACGTCTAATAACTTTAGAAAATGACCACCGGGAATATGTGAGTTCATTTTGTAGTTATTTAAAATGA